One stretch of Harpia harpyja isolate bHarHar1 chromosome 17, bHarHar1 primary haplotype, whole genome shotgun sequence DNA includes these proteins:
- the ZAR1L gene encoding ZAR1-like protein — MTMEGFVYPPFSTYQSFRGSLTPSRSGDPAVKQPSWKQSKSSGISPFLGGPLTPVPSDYLDGYRRAQLQALLSQVSPGLMPRLRWANTKEVGVQVNLRADAAVQCSLGLRTLPVGRPVIPAALRAQGRLALYSPVPDRRLFTLPEAAGPQGKEDGSETTPEEQKKAEEGSGEQQEGQAEAASPSEEAAEMPREEAAAPRQRAAFQFLEQKYGYFHCKDCKTRWESAYVWCISGSNKVYFKQHCRKCQKAFNPYRVEAIQCQTCSKTRCSCPQKKRHIDVKRPHRQELCGRCKDKRLSCDNTYSFKYIV; from the exons ATGACCATGGAGGGCTTTGTCTATCCCCCCTTCAGCACCTACCAGAGCTTCAGGGGCAGCCTCACGCCAAGCCGCAGCGGGGACCCGGCGGTGAAGCAGCCCAGCTGGAAGCAGAGCAAGAGCAGCGGCATCAGCCCCTTCCTCGGGGGGCCCCTCACCCCCGTGCCCTCCGACTACCTGGACGGCTACCGACGGGCCCAGCTCCAGGCCCTGCTCTCGCAGGTGAGCCCCGGGCTGATGCCGCGGCTGCGCTGGGCCAACACCAAGGAGGTGGGCGTGCAGGTGAACCTGCGGGCCGACGCCGCCGTGCAGTGCTCGCTGGGGCTGCGCACGCTGCCCGTCGGCCGCCCCGTCATCCCTGCCGCCCTCCGCGCGCAAGGGCGCCTCGCCCTCTACTCGCCCGTGCCGGACCGTCGCCTCTTCACGCTGCCCGAGGCCGCTGGACCCCAGGGGAAGGAAGATGGCTCTGAAACGACGCCCGAGGAGCAGAAGAAggcggaggaggggagcggagagCAGCAGGAGGGTCAGGCGGAGGCCGCTTCGCCAAGCGAGGAGGCAGCGGAGATGCCACGGGAGGAGGCGGCAGCCCCCAGACAGCGGGCTGCCTTCCAG TTTTTGGAGCAGAAGTACGGCTATTTCCACTGTAAAGACTGCAAGACCAGATGGGAGAGTGCTTACGTGTGGTGCATTTCTGGAAGCAACAAG GTGTACTTCAAGCAGCACTGTCGCAAATGCCAAAAGGCCTTCAATCCCTATCGAGTGGAAGCAATCCAGTGCCAG ACCTGTTCAAAGACTCGTTGTTCCTGCCCTCAGAAGAAGAGACACATCGATGTCAAGCGACCTCATCGCCAAGAACTTTGTGGCCGCTGCAAAGACAAGAGGCTGTCCTGTGATAACACTTACAGCTTCAAATACATTGTCTGA